A region from the Linepithema humile isolate Giens D197 chromosome 1, Lhum_UNIL_v1.0, whole genome shotgun sequence genome encodes:
- the LRR gene encoding F-actin-uncapping protein LRRC16A, with amino-acid sequence MSTRSQLTKDLNESVKALLGKHVKILLKNVVKLETKQDKLENRVLVFSPCRLFLLSAKVPTRIDCHFHYLEITAIESRRANQLCLTVGERFYNFTTTGVGADTTEVDAMIEALHTAIRNIFPTVPLNYIIRKIEVIPASRLQTIRGSELARSTEATRHTGPCGGFSTQYACMCDLHSVPYREEVAWDVDTIYLSHDTRELNLRDFDHLDQKDLVPIISALEYNTWFTKLRASHLKLSHEPLERLLHVMRRSLSIQELYLDNLGIKWDFAHKLSLALISNANTMLQTIDLSHNMIEDKGASSLCGIIAKLMQGGTHLSGPIGKLPKGLQKLNLAHCGLTGKGVGQIAHALSLNRSMPTSLRYLNLSENTLKDDVNNLCNFLAQPNSLTHLDLSGTETTLECLFGALLRGCATNLVHLNVARNSFSSKKTKEIPPSFKQFFTATLSLKYLNISSCKLPLEALKHLLLGLACNESTVGLELDMSGNNLGSMGAHVLESCIHGVRCIASLDISDSNMDVDLAQVITAVGKNKSIKQLYMGRNTASMKSKHIAVVMDALVQMLQEDDCVLQALHLPDSRLKGDLYNLINALGSNTCLHTLDISGNQIGDPGARLMAKALQINNHLRTIIYDKNNITLQGYADIVHALEKNCSVRHMPFPIYDLQPCMKTSAEKTEQLAKRIQDLLQRNVTPCKYSHGQAFRLQQGFLLSSTQQMVDRLVVQTQDTIKTLAAESCDANNDINYATGLIQDADNSKQLLPRLHEVLQRRDENNPVELKLHDMASEIHKVVTVYLQDSLDAMLKCANEQCPTILSQTVIRGDESEPIAIQDDLRNTCKERNQINNEFIHTTITEQAGADIINRVNELNLAVAAHISDRITDEVIESLSRSYKTLIGDCDSRTRSSTPDVLRPSAGSMSSGSVIGVTSASGLTLPPGRASLVSEEDCPPETCSLVNSIGPCVNDQSPMKLDYLNLATPHLSNKRKSLHGRKLRPKSVVDSVEGLSADDIPDLLPSLPKSQAEAISETEHSLTESLDSVSELPNTVGQQLQHLVKSRPRRTKTRAPTRPMLRPDQPIDGLALGEGLDVFFRPTTPTTPLISPTSDDSSLHTFPTDGSPNLSLTSHKSIPPDVEKKHSCNSPMLKTLLEPTPRSRSSDNLEKFSPLVGRRSQGDSPLTASPLARRNTTDSAQTHERSKSETKESCNSAATNDASDDSKRSTLTNLSAMSPRGSRDIDDCFGASTSDKDQENRKNVMKKSTTDTEKSSVKLRSTGHELRSPINGSGGSGTKSATDSAKSPVLKPLTKSSGSMNDGKSNGALMKNKPTPPATAPKPRPWSMATDRKSGEFSLLSDGSSPNTSAGNTPDSGDALDESTDSGVSGPASLPPTLSASSTASSLSNTSVEKRSVRELAASLNKSKADRKENEHTAPAAWRSLLQRSVDRADAKVTEVPKMVEETRLSFKLRRTSFLRDSNFNYNNNDVVDV; translated from the exons ATGTCAACTCGGTCGCAGCTCACGAAGGATTTAAACG AATCGGTGAAAGCGCTACTTGGCAAGCATGTGAAAATACTATTGAAAAACGTGGTGAAATTAGAAACGAAGCAGGATAAGCTGGAGAATCGTGTTCTC GTATTTTCGCCATGTCGCCTCTTTCTTTTATCGGCAAAAGTGCCCACAAGA atCGACTGCCATTTTCATTACCTAGAAATAACGGCCATAGAGTCAAGACGAGCGAATCAGCTATGTTTGACTGTCGGAGAACGATTTTACAACTTTACCACAACCGGCGTAGGCGCAGACACTACAGAAGTGGACGCTATGATAGAGGCCTTACACACGGCGATTCGAAATATCTTTCCCACAGTACCCTTAAA TTAcattatacgaaaaatagagGTGATACCAGCTAGCAGATTGCAAACTATACGAGGCAGCGAGTTAGCTAGAAGCACAGAGGCCACAAGACACACTGGGCCATGCGGTGGTTTTTCTACTCAGTATGCGTGCATGTGCGATTTGCACAGTGTGCCGTACAGAGAAGAAGTGGCTTGG GATGTCGACACGATATACCTTTCGCACGACACGAGAGAACTGAATTTGAGAGACTTTGATCATTTAGATCAGAAGGATCTGGTGCCAATTATCTCGGCCTTGGAATACAATACTTGGTTTACAAAATTAAGGGCGTCCCACCTCAAGTTGAGCCACGAGCCACTAGAGAGATTGTTACATGTTATGCGAAGGTCTTTATCTATTCAAGAACTCTATTTGGATAATCTCGGAATTAAATG GGATTTCGCTCACAAGCTGTCGTTAGCTTTAATTTCTAATGCTAACACAATGCTGCAAACGATAGATCTGTCGCACAATATGATCGAGGACAAAg gaGCCTCTAGTTTGTGTGGGATAATAGCCAAGCTAATGCAAG GTGGTACACATCTGAGCGGTCCTATTGGCAAGTTACCTAAAGGTTTACAAAAATTGAACTTGGCTCATTGCGGGTTAACCGGGAAAGGTGTAGGCCAAATAGCGCATGCCCTAAGCTTGAACAGAAGCATGCCAACTAGTTTGCGATATCTGAATCTCTCAGAGAATACCTTAAAAGACGATGTCAAT AATTTGTGCAATTTCTTGGCGCAACCTAATAGTTTAACACATCTAGATCTTAGTGGTACGGAGACTACTTTAGAATGT TTATTCGGTGCGTTATTACGAGGTTGTGCAACTAATCTAGTCCACCTGAACGTTGCCCGGAATTCTTTTTCGAGCAAGAAGACCAAAGAGATACCTCCGAGTTTTAAGCAATTCTTCACGGCGACTCTCTCATTGAAGtacttaaatatatcttcCTGCAAATTACCGTTGGAGGCATTAAAACACCTGTTACTCGGTCTGGCGTGCAACGAAAGTACAGTTGGCCTAGAGCTTGACATGAGCGGAAACAATTTGGGCTCTATGGGCGCTCATGTTTTGGAGTCATGTATTCACGGAGTTCGATGTATAGCGTCGCTGGATATATCGGATAGCA ATATGGACGTCGATTTGGCGCAAGTTATAACGGCTGTCGGTAAAAACAAATCGATAAAACAGCTGTATATGGGTCGCAATACCGCCAGTATGAAGAGCAAGCACATAGCCGTCGTGATGGACGCTCTAGTGCAAATGCTCCAGGAGGACGACTGTGTTCTCCAAGCGTTGCACTTGCCCGACTCTCGATTGAAGGGTGATCTCTACAATTTGATCAACGCTCTCGGCAGCAACACGTGTCTTCATACTCTGGATATCAGTGGTAACCAAATAGGGGATCCTGGCGCGAGATTGATGGCGAAAGCGCTGCAGATCAATAATCATTTACGGACTATTATATATGATAAGAACAACATCACGCTGCAAGGTTACGCAGATATCGTTCACGCTCTAGAAAA GAATTGTAGTGTGCGGCATATGCCGTTCCCGATTTACGATCTGCAACCGTGCATGAAAACTTCAGCGGAGAAAACGGAGCAGTTAGCCAAGAGGATCCAGGATCTGCTGCAGAGAAACGTCACGCCGTGCAAGTACAGTCACGGGCAAGCGTTCAGGTTGCAGCAGGGATTCTTATTGAGCTCCACGCAGCAAATGGTCGACAGACTCGTCGTTCAGACTCAGGACACCATCAAGACACTCGCGGCGGAGAGTTGCGACGCCAATAACGACATTAATTACGCAACTGGGCTTATACAAGATGCGGATAATTCTAAACAG CTATTGCCAAGATTACACGAGGTGCTTCAAAGACGGGATGAGAACAATCCAGTTGAACTCAAGTTGCACGATATGGCGAGTGAAATTCATAAAGTCGTGACAGTATATTTAcag GATTCTTTGGATGCAATGTTGAAGTGTGCGAATGAGCAATGCCCCACTATTCTTTCGCAAACAGTGATCAGAGGCGATGAGAGCGAACCGATCGCAATACAGGACGATCTCCGCAATACGTGCAAAGAGAGAAACCAAATCAACAATGAATTCATACACACCACCATTACTGAGCAAGCTGGCGCAGATATCATTAACAGAGTCAA TGAGCTTAACTTAGCGGTTGCGGCGCATATATCTGATAGAATTACGGATGAGGTAATCGAATCGTTGTCAAGAAGTTATAAGACTCTG attgGTGATTGCGATAGCCGAACGAGAAGTAGTACGCCAGATGTCTTACGACCTAGTGCCGGCTCAATGAGTAGCGGAAGTGTAATAGGCGTGACTAGTGCGAGCGGGTTGACTCTACCTCCTGGTAGAGCCAGCCTCGTGTCCGAGGAGGACTGCCCGCCGGAAACATGTTCTCTGGTGAATTCCATTGGTCCATGTGTCAACGATCAATCACCAATG AAATTGGATTATCTTAATCTG GCGACGCCACATTTGTCGAACAAGCGTAAAAGTCTGCACGGGAGAAAATTGAGACCTAAATCCGTGGTGGATTCGGTGGAGGGGCTGTCCGCCGACGATATTCCGGATCTCTTGCCATCATTGCCGAAAAGTCAGGCGGAAG CTATTTCGGAAACCGAGCATTCGCTGACAGAGTCGTTAGACTCCGTCTCGGAGTTGCCCAATACCGTCGGCCAGCAGTTGCAACATCTGGTGAAGTCCAGGCCGCGCAGAACGAAAACAAGGGCTCCCACGAGACCGATGCTGAGACCGGATCAACCGATCGATGGTCTCGCCCTGGGCGAAGGCCTAGATGTATTTTTCCGACCTACTACACCGACTACACCACTGATTTCGCCTACAAGCGATGATAG cTCTCTGCATACTTTTCCGACGGATGGCAGTCCTAATCTGTCACTGACGAGTCATAAGAGCATTCCACCCGACGTGGAGAAAAAGCACAGCTGCAACTCGCCGATGCTGAAGACGCTTTTGGAACCCACGCCACGTTCGCGGTCCAGCGATAATCTAGAAAAATTCTCCCCTCTTGTCGGCAGAAGATCTCAAGGCGATTCTCCGTTGACCGCGTCACCGCTCGCTCGGCGAAATACGACGGACAGTGCTCAAACCCACGAGAGATCCAAGAGCGAAACGAAGGAGAGTTGCAATAGCGCCGCTACAAATGACGCGAGCGATGATTCCAAGCGCAGCACGCTAACAAATCTATCCGCCATGAGTCCCCGTGGCTCGCGCGACATTGACGACTGTTTCGGAGCGAGCACGTCGGACAAGGATCAGGAGAATCGAAAAAATGTCATGAAGAAATCTACAACCGACACGGAGAAGTCGTCCGTCAAATTACGATCGACCGGTCACGAACTGAGAAGTCCTATAAACGgcagcggcggcagcggcaCCAAAAGTGCAACCGATTCGGCCAAGTCTCCCGTGTTAAAACCGTTGACGAAAAGTAGCGGATCTATGAACGACGGGAAAAGCAACGGCGCACTTATGAAAAACAAGCCCACCCCGCCGGCAACAGCGCCTAAACCGCGACCGTGGAGCATGGCCACCGATCGGAAATCTG GAGAATTCAGTCTATTAAGCGACGGCTCTAGTCCGAACACTTCGGCCGGCAATACGCCCGATTCCGGTGACGCTCTCGACGAGTCGACCGACAGCGGCGTCAGTGGTCCGGCTTCCTTGCCGCCGACGTTATCGGCTAGCAGCACCGCGAGCTCGTTGAGCAACACGAGCGTCGAAAAGAGATCTGTAAGAGAATTAGCAGCGAGCTTGAACAAGAGCAAAGCAGACAGGAAGGAGAACG AACATACCGCACCTGCAGCATGGCGGTCGCTGCTTCAACGTTCTGTCGATCGAGCAGATGCCAag GTAACGGAAGTACCGAAAATGGTTGAGGAGACTCGTCTCAGCTTTAAACTTCGTCGCACGTCATTTTTGCGCGATTCCAATTTCAATTACAACAACAACGACGTGGTTGACGTTTGA